The Pan paniscus chromosome 3, NHGRI_mPanPan1-v2.0_pri, whole genome shotgun sequence genome includes a window with the following:
- the LOC100988236 gene encoding uncharacterized protein LOC100988236 isoform X4, whose product MTVWACKKKAGTTGDGSFLQMGTAVDAELMPSGAILQNKRENLPRVCHALAFLGMARCQDLFLVRLQGWKLGTRYRFFKQDVFSFQMKNHTFLLGIKMNFYLDNGIGSSGLKSGLNKLEGLFFSHRTRRLEAGSCWC is encoded by the exons ATGACAGTTTGGGCCTGCAAAAAGAAGGCTGGAACAACGGGAGATGGAAGCTTTCTGCAAATG GGCACAGCTGTAGATGCAGAACTGATGCCATCTGGTGCGATTCTACAGAATAAGAGAGAAAATTTACCCAGAGTGTGCCATGCACTGGCTTTTCTGGGAATGGCAAGGTGCCAGGATTTGTTTTTGGTTCGCTTGCAGGGGTGGAAACTTGGAACTAG GTACAGATTCTTCAAGCAAGATGTCTTTTCCTTTCAGATGAAAAATCACACTTTCCTATTGGGAATCAAGATGAATTTTTATCTTGATAATGGAATAGGAAGTTCTGGACTGAAGAGCGGCTTAAATAAATTAGAGGGTTTGTTCTTTTCTCACAGAACAAGGAGGTTAGAGGCAGGCAGCTGCT
- the LOC100988236 gene encoding uncharacterized protein LOC100988236 isoform X1 encodes MTVWACKKKAGTTGDGSFLQMVFKMASDLVRTILVVALISKLGTAVDAELMPSGAILQNKRENLPRVCHALAFLGMARCQDLFLVRLQGWKLGTRYRFFKQDVFSFQMKNHTFLLGIKMNFYLDNGIGSSGLKSGLNKLEGLFFSHRTRRLEAGSCWC; translated from the exons ATGACAGTTTGGGCCTGCAAAAAGAAGGCTGGAACAACGGGAGATGGAAGCTTTCTGCAAATG GTGTTCAAAATGGCTTCAGATCTTGTCAGGACAATCTTGGTTGTTGCACTAATTTCCAAACTT GGCACAGCTGTAGATGCAGAACTGATGCCATCTGGTGCGATTCTACAGAATAAGAGAGAAAATTTACCCAGAGTGTGCCATGCACTGGCTTTTCTGGGAATGGCAAGGTGCCAGGATTTGTTTTTGGTTCGCTTGCAGGGGTGGAAACTTGGAACTAG GTACAGATTCTTCAAGCAAGATGTCTTTTCCTTTCAGATGAAAAATCACACTTTCCTATTGGGAATCAAGATGAATTTTTATCTTGATAATGGAATAGGAAGTTCTGGACTGAAGAGCGGCTTAAATAAATTAGAGGGTTTGTTCTTTTCTCACAGAACAAGGAGGTTAGAGGCAGGCAGCTGCT
- the LOC100988236 gene encoding uncharacterized protein LOC100988236 isoform X5, translating to MASDLVRTILVVALISKLGTAVDAELMPSGAILQNKRENLPRVCHALAFLGMARCQDLFLVRLQGWKLGTRYRFFKQDVFSFQMKNHTFLLGIKMNFYLDNGIGSSGLKSGLNKLEGLFFSHRTRRLEAGSCWC from the exons ATGGCTTCAGATCTTGTCAGGACAATCTTGGTTGTTGCACTAATTTCCAAACTT GGCACAGCTGTAGATGCAGAACTGATGCCATCTGGTGCGATTCTACAGAATAAGAGAGAAAATTTACCCAGAGTGTGCCATGCACTGGCTTTTCTGGGAATGGCAAGGTGCCAGGATTTGTTTTTGGTTCGCTTGCAGGGGTGGAAACTTGGAACTAG GTACAGATTCTTCAAGCAAGATGTCTTTTCCTTTCAGATGAAAAATCACACTTTCCTATTGGGAATCAAGATGAATTTTTATCTTGATAATGGAATAGGAAGTTCTGGACTGAAGAGCGGCTTAAATAAATTAGAGGGTTTGTTCTTTTCTCACAGAACAAGGAGGTTAGAGGCAGGCAGCTGCT
- the LOC100988236 gene encoding uncharacterized protein LOC100988236 isoform X3, producing the protein MEAFCKWPVLNEVFKMASDLVRTILVVALISKLGTAVDAELMPSGAILQNKRENLPRVCHALAFLGMARCQDLFLVRLQGWKLGTRYRFFKQDVFSFQMKNHTFLLGIKMNFYLDNGIGSSGLKSGLNKLEGLFFSHRTRRLEAGSCWC; encoded by the exons ATGGAAGCTTTCTGCAAATG GCCTGTTCTTAATGAA GTGTTCAAAATGGCTTCAGATCTTGTCAGGACAATCTTGGTTGTTGCACTAATTTCCAAACTT GGCACAGCTGTAGATGCAGAACTGATGCCATCTGGTGCGATTCTACAGAATAAGAGAGAAAATTTACCCAGAGTGTGCCATGCACTGGCTTTTCTGGGAATGGCAAGGTGCCAGGATTTGTTTTTGGTTCGCTTGCAGGGGTGGAAACTTGGAACTAG GTACAGATTCTTCAAGCAAGATGTCTTTTCCTTTCAGATGAAAAATCACACTTTCCTATTGGGAATCAAGATGAATTTTTATCTTGATAATGGAATAGGAAGTTCTGGACTGAAGAGCGGCTTAAATAAATTAGAGGGTTTGTTCTTTTCTCACAGAACAAGGAGGTTAGAGGCAGGCAGCTGCT
- the SMIM43 gene encoding small integral membrane protein 43 translates to MEWELNLLLYLALFFFLLFLLFLLLFVVIKQLKNSVANTAGALQPGRLSVHREPWGFSREQAV, encoded by the coding sequence ATGGAGTGGGAACTCAACTTGCTGCTCTACCTGGCGCTCTTCTTCTTCCTGCTCTTCTTACTTTTCCTCCTGCTCTTCGTGGTCATCAAGCAGCTGAAGAACTCCGTGGCCAACACGGCCGGGGCGCTCCAGCCCGGGCGCCTCTCGGTGCACCGCGAGCCTTGGGGCTTCTCCCGAGAGCAAGCGGTGTGA
- the LOC130541495 gene encoding uncharacterized protein LOC130541495 → MLEAPALAGPARSARAAAGGRARRPHTHLPALPPLARASRYGRRLRGPCFASPGSEETRQGAEEIRRRLSQLAPKPSASPRSSQVLLRTRATSLGVNFRGQGRQKSCGIPPEQVMKENKAEAAVPFTASFRSHVPSLLQYPTGHTGQPYSG, encoded by the exons ATGCTGGAGGCGCCGGCGCTCGCTGGCCCTGCGCGCTCCGCGCGGGCTGCAGCTGGAGGGCGAGCGCGCCGCCCGCACACCCACCTCCCCGCACTCCCGCCCCTCGCGAGGGCGTCCCGCTATGGGCGCCGACTCCGGGGTCCGTGCTTTGCCTCCCCCGGCTCCGAGGAAACGCGCCAAGGAGCTGAGGAAATCCGGCGCAGACTCTCCCAGCTGGCACCAAAGCCTTCCGCTTCGCCGAGATCCTCTCAGGTGCTCTTGAGGACGCGAGCGACTTCCCTAGGAGTGAACTTCCGCGGGCAGGGACGCCAGAAGAG CTGCGGGATTCCCCCAGAacaagtgatgaaagaaaacaaagcagaggctgcagtgcccTTTACCGCCAGCTTCAGAAGTCACGTGCCATCACTTCTGCAATATCCTACTGGTCACACAGGTCAGCCCTATTCAGGGTAG